One part of the Rutidosis leptorrhynchoides isolate AG116_Rl617_1_P2 chromosome 1, CSIRO_AGI_Rlap_v1, whole genome shotgun sequence genome encodes these proteins:
- the LOC139902769 gene encoding uncharacterized mitochondrial protein AtMg00810-like — protein sequence MKKLKDTKLDLLLKNNWPLYQLDINNAFFYGDLKEEIYMTIPEGYYTEAANTNKLCKLTKSLYGLKQAPRQWNEKLNAALVESGFVQSKSDYSLYVKNSDDIFIALLVYVDDIVITGNSEIEIKKKFKAFLQTKFMIKDLGKLKYFLGIEILNQNDGICLSQRKYCLELLNDYGLLGNKPIDTPIECNANINSEPSEKDSLLINVIGYQKLVGRLIYLTLTRPDISFAVQILSQYMHAPLKSHLNLAFRTLRYLKNAPGRGINLVKGNNFSLHAFCDSDWAKCKLNRKSVTGYLVYLCNSLVSWKSKKQTTVARSSVEAEYRAMATVACEVIWIKNLLLDLNIKVPLPVQISCDNSSAIQISANPVFHEKTKHFDIDLHYLREKICTGIVKVSKISSFENLSDILTKGITIKHHNYLVERLGLLDLFQTKLEGTC from the exons ATGAAgaaattgaaagatacaaagctagacttgttgctaaAG AATAATTGGCCATTGTATCAACTTGACATCAATAATGCTTTCTTTTATGGTGATTTAAAAGAAGAGATTTATATGACTATACCTGAAGGATATTATACTGAAGCTGCAAACACTAATAAATTGTGTAAATTAACAAAATCCTTATATGGCCTAAAACAGGCTCCAAGACAATGGAATGAAAAACTTAATGCTGCTCTTGTTGAAAGTGGTTTTGTTCAAAGCAAGTCTGATTATTCTTTGTATGTTAAAAATTCTGATGATATTTTCATAGCTTTGttagtttatgttgatgatattgttattACAGGAAATAGTGAAATtgagataaaaaaaaaattcaaagctTTTCTTCAAACAAAGTTTATGATAAAAGATTTGGGAAAACTTAAATATTTTCTAGGAATTGAAATCCTTAATCAGAATGATGGAATTTGTCTTTCTCAAAGAAAATATTGTCTTGAATTGCTTAATGATTATGGTTTGTTGGGAAATAAACCTATTGATACACCAATTGAATGCAATGCTAATATTAATAGTGAACCAAGTGAAAAGGATAGTCTACTTATTAATGTGATTGGATATCAAAAGCTTGTTGGTAGATTAATTTACTTAACTTTGACCAGACCTGATATTTCATTTGCTGTTCAAATTTTAAGTCAATATATGCATGCTCCTTTAAAGTCTCATCTTAATCTTGCTTTTAGAACTTTGAGATATCTTAAAAATGCTCCAGGTAGAGGAATAAATTTGGTAAAAGGTAATAACTTCTCTTTACATGCATTCTGTGACTCTGATTGGGCTAAATGCAAATTAAACAGAAAGTCTGTAACTGGTTACCTGGTTTATTTATGCAATTCTCTTGTTTCTTGGAAGAGTAAAAAACAAACCACAGTTGCTAGGTCATCTGTAGAAGCAGAATATAGAGCCATGGCAACTGTAGCTTGTGAAGTTATTTGGATTAAAAATCTTTTGTTAGATTTAAACATTAAAGTGCCTCTTCCTGTACAAATTAGCTGTGATAATAGCTCTGCTATTCAAATTTCTGCTAACCCTGTATTTCATGAAAAAACAAAACATTTTGATATTGATTTACATTATCTAAGAGAAAAAATTTGTACAGGAATTGTTAAGGTGTCTAAAATATCTTCATTTGAAAATTTAAGTGATATTCTAACCAAAGGGATTACTATAAAACATCATAATTATTTGGTTGAAAGATTGGGGCTTTTAGACTTGTTCCAAACTAAGCTTGAGGGGACATGTTGA